From a single Mobula birostris isolate sMobBir1 chromosome 13, sMobBir1.hap1, whole genome shotgun sequence genomic region:
- the LOC140208668 gene encoding uncharacterized protein, with amino-acid sequence MAHQRDHTGERPFTCSDCGKGFINSSDLLRHQSVHTGERLFTCLDCGKRFTCSSHLKVHQRVHTGEKPFTCSDCRKGFTCSSLLKVHQRVHTGERPFTCSDCGKGFTSSSVLHRHQRVHIGERPFTCSVCGKGFFRSSDLQAHWSFHTGERPFICSDCGKGFTCSSHLKVHQRVHTGERPFTCSDCGKGFTSSSQLKVHQRVHTGERPFTCSDCGEGFTVSSQLKVHQRVHTGERPFTCSDCGKGFTSSLVLQRHQRVHTGERPFTCSDCGKRFRCSSQLKVHQRVHTGERPFTCSDCGKGFTSSCVLLRHQRVHTGERPFTCSVCGKGFIRSSRLQAHWSIHTGDRPFTCSDCGKAFTCSSHLKVHQRVHTGEWPFSCSDCGKGFTWSSQLKVHQRVHTGERPFTCSVCGKGFSRSSNLQKHQRAHTG; translated from the coding sequence atggctcaccagcgagatcacaccggggagcggccgttcacctgctcagactgtgggaagggattcattaactcatctgacctactgagacaccagtcagttcacactggggagcggctgttcacctgcttggactgtgggaagagattcacttgctcatcccacctgaaggttcatcagcgagttcacactggagagaagccattcacctgctcagactgcaggaagggattcacttgctcatccctactgaaggtgcatcagagagttcacactggggagaggccgttcacctgctccgactgtgggaagggattcacttcatccTCTGTTCTAcacagacaccagcgagttcacattggggagaggccgttcacctgctcagtgtgtgggaagggattctttCGATCATCCGacctacaagcacactggtcttttcatactggggagaggccgttcatctgctccgactgcgggaagggattcacttgctcatcccacctgaaggtacatcagcgagttcacactggggagaggccgttcacctgctcagactgtgggaagggattcacttcgtcatcccaactgaaggtacatcagcgagttcacactggggagaggccgttcacctgctcagactgtggggagggattcactgtgtcatctcaactgaaggtacatcagcgagttcacactggggagaggccgttcacctgctcagactgtgggaagggattcacttcgtcacttgtcctacagagacatcagcgagttcacactggggagaggccgttcacctgctcagactgcgggaagagattccgttgctcatctcaactgaaggtacatcagcgagttcacactggggagaggccgttcacctgctcagactgtgggaagggattcacttcgtcatgtGTCCTACtcagacaccagcgagttcacactggggagaggccgttcacctgctcagtgtgtgggaagggattcattcgatCATCCCGcctacaagcacactggtctattcacactggggacaggccgttcacctgctccgactgCGGGAAggcattcacttgctcatcccacctgaaggttcatcagcgagttcacactggagagtggcccttctcctgctcagactgtggaaagggattcacttggtcatcccaactgaaggtacatcagcgagttcacacaggggagaggccgttcacctgctcagtgtgtgggaagggattcagtcggtcatcgaacctacagaaacaccagcgagctcacactgggtag